One Frankia alni ACN14a DNA window includes the following coding sequences:
- a CDS encoding ABC transporter substrate-binding protein, which produces MKVGVLQDFLMPPASQQVMLDALRLAFDESYADGEIDRPVELVLRAVDGLPRGTSFDVLNAWKELEAEGVLVIFGPWASDNVLAIRPYVEDVGHIPTLSMSGTDRWYGEWCFCINNGSLPEEPYLLSNYLGVRGVESVAVVYDKCVPGEEYTRFFRDACAFDGVKIAIEEPINMLDTDLSPALARLQASGADAIAYLGWGLTATHLNTALDGTGWDPVKVMSSGFMAAPFLPGGLKSIAGWVGVDQYDEDNVVGQDFLDRFEARFGYRPANFFSVLCYDFGVVIARGLSKATPLSPDGVKEGLEKVKMVPAATGGPGGVFSFGPHARRAWLTPHFIVLREPDPTAEVADLTSGPGSILRHRYTARSRSERLGTAGRTQ; this is translated from the coding sequence ATGAAGGTGGGAGTCCTGCAGGACTTCCTGATGCCGCCGGCGTCGCAGCAGGTCATGCTCGACGCGCTGCGGCTGGCGTTCGACGAGTCCTACGCCGACGGCGAGATCGACCGTCCCGTCGAGCTGGTGCTGCGGGCCGTCGACGGCCTGCCCCGCGGGACGAGCTTCGACGTGCTCAACGCCTGGAAGGAACTCGAGGCCGAGGGCGTCCTGGTGATCTTCGGTCCGTGGGCGTCGGACAACGTGCTGGCGATCCGCCCCTACGTCGAGGACGTCGGCCACATCCCCACCCTGTCGATGAGCGGCACCGACCGCTGGTACGGCGAATGGTGCTTCTGCATCAACAACGGCTCGTTACCGGAGGAGCCGTACCTGCTGTCGAACTACCTCGGGGTGCGCGGCGTCGAGTCCGTCGCCGTCGTCTACGACAAGTGCGTGCCGGGGGAGGAGTACACCCGGTTCTTCCGCGACGCCTGTGCCTTCGACGGCGTGAAGATCGCCATCGAGGAACCGATCAACATGCTCGACACCGACCTGAGCCCGGCGCTGGCCCGGCTGCAGGCCTCCGGCGCCGACGCGATCGCCTACCTCGGCTGGGGGCTGACCGCGACCCACCTCAACACGGCCTTGGACGGTACCGGCTGGGACCCGGTGAAGGTGATGAGCTCGGGGTTCATGGCGGCGCCGTTCCTGCCCGGCGGCCTGAAGAGCATCGCCGGCTGGGTCGGCGTCGACCAGTACGACGAGGACAACGTCGTCGGCCAGGACTTCCTGGACCGGTTCGAGGCGCGGTTCGGCTACCGGCCGGCGAACTTCTTCTCCGTGCTGTGCTACGACTTCGGCGTCGTCATCGCCCGTGGCCTGTCGAAGGCCACGCCGCTGTCGCCGGACGGCGTGAAGGAGGGCCTGGAGAAGGTGAAGATGGTCCCCGCGGCCACCGGCGGCCCCGGCGGGGTGTTCAGCTTCGGCCCGCACGCCCGGCGCGCCTGGCTGACGCCGCACTTCATCGTCCTGCGCGAACCGGACCCCACCGCCGAGGTCGCCGACCTCACCAGCGGACCGGGCAGCATCCTGCGCCACCGCTACACCGCCCGCTCCCGCAGCGAGCGGCTCGGCACAGCGGGGCGAACCCAGTGA
- a CDS encoding enoyl-CoA hydratase/isomerase family protein → MSEHFRRELDDGVLTITFTRDDKLNAVSAPMLAALRGAVADLGDDDAVRVLVITAEGRHFTAGMDITTIDTGMGVEPDGSVNGRSVRRTYRALHLLMDEIEAIEKPVILAAQGPCRGFGVELAVSCDFRFAAPRTTFALPEVPNLAVLPGSGGISRLTRLVGPHWARWLAMAARPVDAERALTIGLVHDVFADEQFAAGVREFARSLVALSPQALGLAKLAIDAAASVDRTTARDFDRVANTLLLTSEEHLAKVRAFQQRAAAPRE, encoded by the coding sequence ATGAGCGAGCACTTCCGGCGCGAGCTCGACGACGGCGTCCTGACGATCACCTTCACCCGCGACGACAAGCTCAACGCCGTCAGCGCCCCGATGCTGGCGGCGCTGCGCGGCGCCGTCGCCGACCTCGGCGACGACGATGCCGTCCGGGTGCTGGTGATCACCGCCGAGGGGCGGCACTTCACCGCCGGCATGGACATCACCACGATCGACACCGGGATGGGCGTCGAGCCCGACGGCAGCGTCAACGGCCGGTCGGTGCGACGCACCTACCGGGCGCTGCACCTGCTCATGGACGAGATCGAGGCGATCGAGAAGCCGGTGATCCTCGCCGCGCAGGGGCCCTGCCGCGGCTTCGGGGTCGAGCTCGCCGTGTCGTGCGACTTCCGCTTCGCCGCGCCGCGGACCACCTTCGCCCTGCCGGAGGTGCCCAACCTGGCGGTGCTGCCCGGCTCCGGCGGCATCAGCCGGCTGACCCGGCTCGTCGGCCCGCACTGGGCGCGGTGGCTGGCGATGGCCGCTCGGCCGGTCGACGCCGAGCGGGCGCTGACGATCGGTCTGGTCCACGACGTGTTCGCGGACGAGCAGTTCGCGGCGGGCGTGCGGGAGTTCGCCCGCTCGCTGGTCGCGCTGTCCCCGCAGGCCCTCGGCCTGGCCAAGCTCGCCATCGACGCGGCCGCCAGCGTCGACCGCACGACCGCCCGCGACTTCGACCGGGTCGCGAACACCCTGCTGCTGACCTCCGAGGAGCACCTGGCCAAGGTGCGTGCCTTCCAGCAGCGGGCCGCCGCCCCGCGCGAGTAG
- a CDS encoding peptidase inhibitor family I36 protein yields MSEKRAQLIYGKGREACPEGSFCLYRAVEFNAGQQSGVGDKILVIPSGVYVDDFAEYGFDHSGDGVSAVVNNTDEDNTLFSAASQQGHALPVDRNSSIANLIRVAMAESPNGTWNDQARSARAAPFVGNLVVRQEFRGKWQDAGKVVYSYRITVRASTTRVVKWALGFGDLPEGTSLFKGFSDVFWGQILRDGTEGSVLLASPPGGDHTVDPEADLLIDIQVLYPTENPAQEHLTSLNAQQLA; encoded by the coding sequence ATGAGCGAGAAGCGTGCCCAGTTGATTTACGGGAAAGGGCGGGAGGCATGTCCCGAAGGAAGCTTCTGCCTCTACCGCGCCGTCGAGTTCAACGCCGGTCAGCAGTCGGGTGTCGGCGACAAGATCCTGGTCATTCCTTCGGGCGTCTATGTCGACGACTTCGCCGAGTACGGATTCGACCACAGCGGTGACGGGGTCAGCGCCGTCGTCAACAACACGGACGAGGACAACACGCTGTTCTCCGCGGCCAGCCAGCAGGGGCACGCTCTGCCGGTGGACCGGAACTCCTCGATCGCGAACCTGATCCGCGTCGCCATGGCCGAAAGCCCGAACGGTACCTGGAACGACCAGGCCCGGTCCGCGCGGGCCGCCCCCTTCGTGGGGAACCTGGTCGTCAGGCAGGAGTTCCGGGGAAAATGGCAGGACGCGGGAAAGGTGGTCTACTCCTACCGGATCACCGTGAGGGCCTCGACGACGCGGGTGGTGAAATGGGCCCTCGGCTTTGGTGATCTACCGGAGGGAACCTCGCTGTTCAAGGGCTTCAGCGACGTTTTCTGGGGCCAGATCCTCCGCGACGGTACCGAGGGCAGCGTCCTGCTCGCCTCCCCCCCGGGCGGCGATCACACCGTCGACCCCGAGGCGGATCTCCTCATCGACATCCAGGTTCTCTACCCGACCGAGAACCCCGCTCAGGAACACCTCACGAGCCTCAACGCCCAGCAACTGGCCTGA
- a CDS encoding acyl-CoA dehydrogenase family protein, whose amino-acid sequence MDFAFTEDDRAFGRRFAELLDEKLPADWQGFFAEDREALAFTREFCRDLGRAGLLTVSWPAEYGGQGAGVWKQTLLRELMTASGEPRGPQYMNLNYIGPLIMKFGTAEQKDRFLPPMARGEVIWTQGFSEPDAGSDLAALRTRAVDHGDHFVVTGQKIWSSYADSPADWNLLLVRTNPDAGRRRGMSVLLVDMTSPGITVRPIESMGGWHEINEVFYDEVRVPRDCLLGPLDEGWGVIGSGLTLERIGIPRYARAQRVVERLCDHVRATGRADEPDVRQKLADLRVRCEAAKLLAYRAISLVAAGANPAAEASTARIHATLLEQAVGHVGLEILGASGRLGSPADQHAPLHGLVKQQWVHNIPATIGAGTLEIQKNIVAQTALGLPRSR is encoded by the coding sequence ATGGATTTCGCGTTCACCGAGGACGATCGCGCGTTCGGCCGGCGGTTCGCCGAGCTGCTCGACGAGAAGCTGCCCGCGGACTGGCAGGGCTTCTTCGCCGAGGATCGCGAGGCCCTGGCCTTCACCCGCGAGTTCTGCCGCGACCTCGGCCGCGCCGGCCTGCTCACGGTGAGCTGGCCGGCGGAGTACGGCGGCCAGGGGGCCGGGGTCTGGAAGCAGACGCTGCTGCGCGAGCTGATGACCGCCAGCGGCGAGCCGCGCGGACCGCAGTACATGAACCTCAACTACATCGGCCCGCTCATCATGAAGTTCGGCACCGCGGAGCAGAAGGACCGGTTCCTGCCGCCGATGGCCCGCGGCGAGGTCATCTGGACCCAGGGGTTCTCCGAGCCGGACGCCGGCTCCGACCTCGCCGCGCTGCGCACCCGCGCCGTCGACCACGGCGACCACTTCGTCGTCACCGGGCAGAAGATCTGGTCCAGCTACGCCGACTCGCCGGCGGACTGGAACCTGCTGCTCGTGCGCACGAATCCGGACGCCGGCCGGCGCCGGGGGATGTCGGTCCTGCTCGTCGACATGACCTCGCCGGGAATCACGGTGCGCCCGATCGAGAGCATGGGCGGCTGGCACGAGATCAACGAGGTCTTCTACGACGAGGTCCGGGTGCCGCGTGACTGCCTGCTCGGCCCCCTCGACGAGGGCTGGGGGGTGATCGGTTCGGGGCTGACGCTCGAACGCATCGGCATCCCCCGCTACGCCCGCGCCCAGCGTGTCGTCGAGCGGCTGTGCGACCACGTCCGCGCGACCGGCCGCGCGGACGAACCCGACGTCCGCCAGAAGCTCGCGGACCTGCGGGTGCGCTGCGAGGCGGCGAAGCTGCTCGCCTACCGGGCGATCTCGCTGGTCGCCGCCGGGGCCAACCCGGCCGCCGAGGCCTCGACCGCCCGCATCCACGCCACGCTGCTCGAACAGGCCGTCGGGCACGTGGGCCTGGAGATCCTCGGCGCGAGCGGGCGGCTCGGTTCTCCCGCCGACCAGCACGCCCCGCTGCACGGGCTGGTCAAGCAGCAGTGGGTGCACAACATCCCGGCGACGATCGGCGCCGGAACCCTGGAGATCCAGAAGAACATCGTCGCCCAGACCGCCCTGGGTCTGCCGCGGTCGCGCTAG
- a CDS encoding acyl-CoA dehydrogenase family protein: protein MDLTLTAEQRLLADTVRDLVERECPPEVVREIEKSERGYGDGHWKTLAGLGLTGLLLPEEHGGAGQGVLDLAVVAEQLGWGAMPTPLLTSAVFAAGLIDLAGSAAQRARWLPAIGAGTAIATVAVLEPGARDEWGAPDAALTPHGAGHRLTGTKILVPYAHVADVLVVVVNVVGAQVAGSAPGADAVTPGTDDGAGAGSGRGLVLVDPGAPGVTLRRQHDGGGEPVFEVVLRDVEVTAADLLGASAAADLLAASAAAGAALATALDRMTVASLAYAIGGAQRALDLSVEHARSRRQFGQPIGAFQSVAHRCVDMLTDLEACRYLCYQAAWKLDTPGGPGAADFEVAAAKSFANDAIRRVFVHAHQVHGAIGFSMEHDLQLHSRRGKTFELSYGGSTWHRERVARALHL from the coding sequence ATGGATCTGACGTTGACCGCGGAGCAGCGCCTGCTCGCGGACACGGTGCGGGACCTGGTCGAGCGCGAGTGCCCGCCGGAGGTCGTCCGCGAGATCGAGAAGTCGGAGCGGGGTTACGGCGACGGGCACTGGAAGACGCTGGCCGGCCTCGGTCTGACCGGCCTGCTGCTGCCCGAGGAGCACGGCGGCGCCGGACAGGGCGTGCTGGACCTGGCGGTGGTCGCCGAGCAGCTCGGCTGGGGCGCGATGCCCACCCCGCTGCTGACCTCGGCCGTGTTCGCCGCCGGCCTCATCGACCTCGCCGGCAGCGCGGCGCAGCGGGCCCGCTGGCTGCCGGCGATCGGCGCCGGCACGGCCATCGCCACCGTGGCCGTGCTGGAGCCGGGTGCCCGCGACGAGTGGGGTGCACCGGACGCCGCCCTGACCCCGCACGGCGCCGGCCACCGGCTGACCGGCACGAAGATCCTCGTCCCCTACGCGCACGTCGCGGACGTCCTCGTCGTCGTGGTGAATGTCGTCGGCGCGCAGGTCGCCGGCTCCGCCCCGGGCGCCGACGCAGTCACCCCGGGCACGGATGACGGCGCCGGTGCGGGCAGCGGACGCGGCCTCGTGCTCGTCGACCCCGGCGCGCCCGGGGTGACCCTGCGCCGCCAGCACGACGGCGGCGGCGAGCCGGTGTTCGAGGTCGTCCTGCGCGACGTCGAGGTGACCGCCGCGGACCTGCTCGGCGCGTCGGCCGCCGCGGACCTGCTCGCCGCGTCGGCGGCGGCCGGGGCCGCCCTGGCCACGGCGCTGGACCGGATGACCGTGGCGAGCCTGGCCTACGCGATCGGCGGGGCCCAGCGCGCCCTGGACCTCAGCGTCGAGCATGCCCGCAGTCGCCGCCAGTTCGGCCAGCCGATCGGCGCGTTCCAGTCGGTGGCGCACCGCTGCGTCGACATGCTCACCGACCTGGAGGCCTGCCGCTACCTGTGCTACCAGGCCGCCTGGAAGCTGGACACGCCGGGCGGGCCGGGCGCGGCCGACTTCGAGGTCGCGGCGGCGAAGTCGTTCGCCAACGACGCGATCCGCCGGGTGTTCGTCCACGCCCACCAGGTGCACGGCGCCATCGGCTTCTCCATGGAACACGACCTGCAGCTGCACTCCCGGCGGGGCAAGACCTTCGAGCTGAGCTACGGCGGGTCGACGTGGCACCGGGAACGCGTCGCCCGCGCCCTGCACCTGTAA
- a CDS encoding ABC transporter substrate-binding protein yields MVGVAACGSSGGPGGGSGSGSTDSAAAQSLGPAKPATGDELKIGFITDGSGTTLDNSTEVAAAQAATSYLNDYQGGVAGHRLALTVCDTKQTPAGATDCANQMTAAKVPVVLMNNSGNVTPVFKVLSAAKVPLVLDINGDESTLGAKSGAYILVSPLTAALAGPAQVAKDAGVKKAAIFVLDVPGATGPVNSLDKIFYAKANIGLTIQPIPPGTADATPQVQTVLGGNPEQVNLVGDPTFCTGVLKALKTLGYSGSIVLQSQCVSPGAAAGIPGGYDGMKVVSGQTTNVADPEYKLYLAAMKKYQPGTDPTAKSLTAGGWVVTLGFSRAMAGLTAPVTSAGIEKTLAAMPKTKLPLGGTATFQCDGKQVSITPAVCSTGGLVQTLDSKGKPTSEQPLDVSSVLP; encoded by the coding sequence ATGGTCGGCGTGGCAGCCTGCGGCTCGAGCGGCGGCCCGGGCGGTGGGTCCGGCTCGGGCTCGACCGACTCGGCCGCCGCGCAGTCGCTGGGGCCGGCGAAACCCGCCACCGGCGACGAGTTAAAGATCGGCTTCATCACCGACGGGTCGGGCACGACGCTGGACAACTCGACCGAGGTGGCCGCGGCGCAGGCCGCGACCTCCTACCTCAACGACTACCAGGGCGGGGTCGCCGGCCACCGCCTGGCGCTGACGGTCTGCGACACCAAGCAGACGCCCGCCGGCGCCACCGACTGCGCCAACCAGATGACCGCGGCCAAGGTCCCGGTCGTGCTGATGAACAACTCCGGCAACGTCACGCCGGTGTTCAAGGTGCTCAGCGCGGCCAAGGTCCCGCTGGTGCTCGACATCAACGGTGACGAGTCCACGCTGGGCGCCAAGTCCGGCGCCTACATCCTGGTCAGCCCGCTGACCGCGGCCCTGGCGGGGCCCGCGCAGGTGGCGAAGGACGCCGGGGTGAAGAAGGCCGCGATCTTCGTGCTCGACGTGCCGGGCGCGACCGGGCCGGTGAACTCCCTGGACAAGATCTTCTACGCCAAGGCGAACATCGGCCTGACGATCCAGCCGATCCCGCCGGGCACCGCGGACGCGACCCCGCAGGTGCAGACCGTGCTCGGCGGCAACCCGGAGCAGGTGAACCTCGTCGGCGACCCGACGTTCTGCACCGGCGTGCTCAAGGCCCTCAAGACGCTGGGCTACTCGGGCAGCATCGTCCTGCAGTCGCAGTGCGTCAGCCCGGGGGCGGCCGCCGGCATCCCCGGTGGCTACGACGGGATGAAGGTCGTCAGCGGTCAGACGACGAACGTCGCCGACCCGGAGTACAAGCTGTACCTGGCGGCGATGAAGAAGTACCAGCCCGGTACCGACCCGACCGCCAAGAGCCTCACCGCCGGCGGCTGGGTGGTCACGCTCGGCTTCAGCCGGGCGATGGCCGGCCTCACCGCGCCGGTCACCTCCGCCGGGATCGAGAAGACGCTCGCGGCGATGCCGAAGACCAAACTGCCCCTCGGCGGCACCGCGACGTTCCAGTGCGACGGCAAGCAGGTCTCCATCACCCCCGCGGTCTGCTCCACCGGCGGGCTCGTGCAGACCCTCGACAGCAAGGGCAAGCCGACGTCGGAGCAGCCGCTCGACGTCTCCAGCGTCCTGCCGTAG
- a CDS encoding SDR family NAD(P)-dependent oxidoreductase yields MDLGLRGKVAVVTGASKGMGRWTALEFAREGADVVVVARGAAALARVAAQIEALGVRALAVPADLATAAGTEELFDRVRGVFGGCDVLVNTLGSDEYDYLPLTETSDELFQAHLEIGLMAGVRTCRAAIPLMRARGGGAIVNLAAMSIRKQYPTMVAYTAAKAALASVSKNLARAVGPDGIRVNTVCPGAILTEGVREKIEQFGPQRWVAPDALAASVGAPSTEEVFLAISRDMGGAGRGLVPDLGRPGRPEEIAAAIVFLCSARAGYITGALLNVDGGSDF; encoded by the coding sequence ATGGATCTCGGTTTACGCGGGAAGGTCGCGGTCGTCACCGGCGCGTCGAAAGGAATGGGCCGGTGGACGGCGCTGGAGTTCGCCCGTGAGGGCGCGGACGTGGTCGTCGTCGCCCGCGGCGCCGCGGCCCTCGCGCGCGTCGCCGCGCAGATCGAGGCGCTCGGCGTGCGCGCGCTGGCGGTGCCGGCCGACCTCGCGACCGCGGCCGGCACCGAGGAACTGTTCGACCGGGTGCGCGGCGTCTTCGGCGGCTGCGACGTGCTGGTCAACACCCTGGGCAGCGACGAGTACGACTACCTGCCCCTGACGGAGACCTCCGACGAGCTGTTCCAGGCGCATCTGGAGATCGGCCTGATGGCCGGGGTGCGGACCTGCCGGGCGGCGATCCCGCTGATGCGGGCCCGCGGCGGCGGCGCCATCGTCAACCTGGCCGCCATGTCGATCCGCAAGCAGTACCCGACGATGGTCGCCTACACGGCGGCGAAGGCGGCGCTGGCCAGCGTGTCGAAGAACCTCGCCCGCGCCGTCGGGCCGGACGGCATCCGGGTGAACACGGTCTGCCCCGGCGCGATCCTCACCGAGGGCGTCCGCGAGAAGATCGAGCAGTTCGGGCCGCAGCGCTGGGTCGCGCCCGACGCCCTGGCCGCCTCGGTGGGAGCGCCGAGCACCGAGGAGGTCTTTCTCGCCATCTCCCGGGACATGGGCGGCGCCGGCCGCGGCCTCGTGCCCGACCTCGGCCGCCCCGGGCGCCCCGAGGAGATCGCCGCCGCCATCGTCTTCCTGTGCAGCGCACGCGCCGGCTACATCACCGGGGCCCTGCTCAACGTCGACGGCGGCTCCGACTTCTAG